The DNA window CCCGAAGGCTATATAACTCGTGCTATTTTAGAGGAGTATGTTGACATCACAGGTGATGTTTATGTATGTGGTCCTGTTCCATTTATGGAAGCAATGATTCAAGAATTGCATGCACTTGGCATGAAAGAAGAACAAATTCACTTTGAATTCTTTGGTCCAGCTGTCGCTCTTCAAACTGTATAAACCCTTTAAAAGCTGTCCATTTGGGCAGCTTTTTTGCAAATAACAATCGCTCTGCTTTTTGCAGAGCGATTTCATTTATTTTAAAAACTCTAACCGATTTCCAAAAGGATCAAAAACAAAAAACCGTTCGACCTCTGGAATACTGTCATCTTCTTTAAAATCTATTTTATTCGCTAGTAAATATTCTTTCATTTCCGTATAACCCGCTACACGAAATGCCGGATGCGCTTTTTTTGCTGGCGAAAAAGGATCTTCAACGCCTACATGCAACTGCTGGTCTCCAAACTCAAACCAAATTCCTCCTCTTGCTTTTAACGCTTCAGGCTTCTCAATTTTCTTCATCCCTAAAACTCCTGCGTAAAAAGAATCTGCCATTTCCTCTTGTCCAGCAGGTGCTGCCACTTGCACATGATCAATTCGCAAAACAGAAAATTTCATATCCTCACTCCTTTACTCGATTTTATCCATTTTCTTAATATTTTCCAAAAGAAATCTTTACGTGCACTTTGCAAACAACTAGTATTTACCGTAGCATAATTAAAAAGAGGTGAATCGTAATGACTTTTCCGCAACAAGCTAAGTATGGATTAAGTACACAATCTGTAGTAGTCGATCGTATGCCACAACAAAAACTTAACGCAGATATTCCTGCCATGATAGAAGAGTTAAAAGTTTGGTGTGATACGGATAATGCTGGCGTGGCTGTTTCTTATTTTTTCCGACAATACGCGTTGTATGTAACCGCTCAATTTAGTTTACTCTATCAAT is part of the Planococcus sp. PAMC 21323 genome and encodes:
- a CDS encoding glyoxalase, which codes for MKFSVLRIDHVQVAAPAGQEEMADSFYAGVLGMKKIEKPEALKARGGIWFEFGDQQLHVGVEDPFSPAKKAHPAFRVAGYTEMKEYLLANKIDFKEDDSIPEVERFFVFDPFGNRLEFLK